In Mailhella massiliensis, a genomic segment contains:
- a CDS encoding Mor transcription activator family protein gives MKDDGDNLLESLHSCIMEKLAGGTDREEAERVAAETVAAVAYEFGGQQVYFPLKSKYIRRLVRKSFTGNNVPELVQRFRLARSTIYDILKESDGGKKKKSRAVPRSGARSAADGEGVF, from the coding sequence ATGAAGGATGACGGCGACAATCTGCTGGAAAGTCTCCATTCTTGCATCATGGAAAAACTTGCGGGCGGCACGGACAGGGAAGAAGCGGAAAGAGTGGCGGCGGAAACGGTGGCCGCCGTGGCCTATGAGTTCGGCGGGCAACAGGTCTATTTCCCGCTGAAAAGCAAATACATCAGGCGGCTTGTCAGAAAGAGCTTTACCGGGAACAACGTGCCGGAACTGGTGCAGAGGTTCCGGCTTGCCCGTTCCACGATTTACGACATTCTCAAAGAATCGGACGGCGGGAAAAAGAAGAAAAGCAGGGCCGTGCCCCGGAGCGGGGCGCGCTCCGCCGCCGACGGCGAGGGCGTTTTTTAA